Proteins from one Planctomyces sp. SH-PL62 genomic window:
- a CDS encoding sugar phosphate isomerase/epimerase family protein: protein MTRILSCFSNCYGADGVWTAVEMIRKAGIDHLELALRGHDFGGLVIPESAVVTEKADDATAQAFVDHLAKHEVKVSGCNVGGADIRTEEGVALTERRIRFAAKWFQVSICVTGAGQPADDDQRRTTVANLRRLGDAASEVGVVLALETHKGPTQNADAMLALMDDVRHPHVLLNFDTGNIAYYNEGVDPCDELEKVKDLVRNVHVKDNRGGLEDWYFPAVGDGGAVNFARVREILDGVGYQGAYTIEIEGIGGEPEPGLEERQRRIARSVAHLRAQGY from the coding sequence ATGACGCGGATTCTGAGCTGCTTCAGCAATTGCTACGGCGCCGACGGCGTCTGGACGGCCGTCGAGATGATCCGCAAGGCGGGGATCGACCACCTGGAACTCGCCCTCCGCGGCCACGACTTCGGCGGCCTGGTGATCCCGGAATCCGCCGTCGTCACCGAGAAGGCCGACGACGCGACGGCCCAGGCGTTCGTCGACCACCTGGCGAAGCACGAGGTGAAGGTCAGCGGCTGCAACGTGGGCGGGGCCGACATCCGTACCGAGGAGGGCGTGGCCCTCACCGAGCGGCGGATCCGGTTCGCCGCGAAGTGGTTCCAGGTCTCCATCTGCGTGACCGGCGCCGGCCAGCCGGCAGACGACGACCAGCGCCGGACGACCGTCGCCAACCTCCGACGGCTGGGCGACGCCGCCTCCGAGGTGGGCGTCGTCCTGGCGCTTGAGACCCACAAGGGGCCGACCCAGAACGCCGACGCCATGCTCGCCCTGATGGACGACGTCCGGCACCCTCACGTCCTGCTCAACTTCGACACGGGCAACATCGCCTACTACAACGAAGGGGTCGACCCCTGCGACGAGCTGGAGAAGGTCAAGGACCTCGTCCGCAACGTCCACGTCAAGGACAACCGAGGCGGCCTGGAGGACTGGTACTTCCCGGCCGTCGGCGACGGCGGGGCCGTGAACTTCGCCCGGGTCCGCGAGATCCTCGACGGCGTCGGCTATCAGGGCGCCTACACGATCGAGATCGAGGGGATCGGCGGTGAGCCTGAGCCGGGGCTCGAGGAACGCCAGCGGCGGATCGCCCGCAGCGTGGCCCACCTGAGAGCCCAGGGCTACTGA
- a CDS encoding CvpA family protein produces the protein MDLALGAVVLIAAIRGWLRGFVSQAVRIAGFVACFYLADPVRDQARPHVLARLPKVDPALMDRMLWWTSAAASYIVVVGVVTLLIKLARRPDASGKVETRRDNQMAGLLLGAAKGTLAAAFLVAGVQKYAESLSGQFEWAGRMMDRSKAIEWNRQYEPVPKIWESPPVRRFVEHIQRNGLSAPAEAVPAVEESDGQVAAARLPEAVRPTPRLELPEPTRAVEPTPSEFDPEVLADLQRFKAERDARRLRPVEPDWR, from the coding sequence TTGGACCTGGCCTTGGGCGCGGTTGTCCTGATCGCTGCGATCCGCGGCTGGCTGCGAGGCTTCGTCAGCCAGGCCGTGCGGATCGCGGGGTTCGTGGCCTGCTTCTACCTGGCCGATCCGGTGCGGGACCAGGCCAGGCCCCACGTCCTGGCCCGGCTCCCCAAGGTCGATCCGGCCTTGATGGATCGCATGCTCTGGTGGACGTCGGCCGCGGCCTCCTACATCGTGGTGGTGGGCGTCGTCACGCTGCTCATCAAGCTGGCCCGACGCCCGGACGCCTCCGGGAAGGTCGAGACCCGTCGCGACAACCAGATGGCGGGCCTCCTGCTCGGCGCCGCCAAGGGGACGCTGGCTGCCGCCTTCCTCGTGGCCGGCGTCCAGAAGTACGCCGAGTCGCTTTCCGGCCAGTTCGAGTGGGCGGGCCGGATGATGGACCGCTCGAAGGCCATCGAATGGAATCGCCAGTATGAGCCGGTCCCCAAAATCTGGGAGTCGCCGCCGGTCCGCCGGTTCGTCGAGCACATTCAGCGCAACGGCCTGAGTGCGCCGGCCGAGGCGGTCCCGGCGGTCGAGGAGTCCGACGGCCAGGTCGCCGCCGCCCGCCTCCCGGAAGCCGTCCGTCCGACTCCGCGTCTGGAATTGCCGGAGCCGACCCGGGCCGTTGAGCCGACCCCCTCGGAGTTCGACCCCGAAGTCCTCGCCGACCTCCAGCGTTTCAAGGCCGAGCGCGACGCCCGACGGTTGCGGCCGGTCGAGCCGGACTGGCGTTGA
- a CDS encoding DUF6798 domain-containing protein has translation MALGLGIEERRGSEAAPWGFVLLVLGLYLTLKGYHSLDGDQAHRLPLLLHSLDPRVFADDPFVRSFDAFNPHRGALGLIGGLSQVVGLSAALALLFAATFVVSVRGFHRLAVAACPGGGSAVGWVAVALFLAAKAGNIGTNHLFEAMLLDRLTALALGWLATAAAVEDPRKGWAASALAIGAAAWVHPSMGLQLALIFAGSWGAWALFRGRTGTSWRLAIGASLATGLAIVPGLVANLAPFGNLHEGLPPETFRLLTVELQSPQHMLPHLWREPQWLAAGAYLALAVLALLASSGRRDQDAEPTRPDPARLRLVLMLGVVLVWLAASWVAVEMIRHVGATVFQPFRVATFGRGLCLIFVSGRVVALWRRGDWSGRLRAILIPVGCTGDWLFVTVAGIEVVMTLLESAGERLGGRVRTVVLLGLLAWAGTFLANHDTERGERTLAGAAAVGIVVGLIGDRSMGFSGGWTPRRFRLATAAAWALPAAALVAGLVPTDHRWSDLKVVRGLVARCRFAPRPINDIERLAVWCRENTPSSARFVGPPGPKGFRLWSQRDWAFNRAGSPYHAEGLRDWYERFRDHVDFDGTPEAFVRAYLDGRHRLEARYDAMSDDRLAALAVRQGADYVVAASDRAESPPRGVLERLHAQGAYAVYRVRSERLAQIQR, from the coding sequence ATGGCGCTGGGACTCGGCATCGAGGAGCGAAGGGGAAGCGAGGCCGCGCCGTGGGGGTTCGTCCTCCTGGTCCTCGGGCTCTATCTCACCCTCAAGGGCTATCACAGCCTGGACGGCGACCAGGCGCACCGGCTCCCGCTGCTGCTCCACAGCCTCGACCCCCGAGTCTTCGCCGACGACCCGTTCGTCCGGTCGTTCGACGCCTTCAACCCCCACCGGGGCGCCCTCGGGCTGATCGGCGGGTTGTCGCAGGTCGTCGGCCTCTCGGCGGCGCTCGCCCTGCTCTTCGCGGCGACGTTCGTCGTCAGCGTGCGAGGGTTCCACCGGCTGGCGGTCGCCGCCTGCCCCGGCGGCGGTTCGGCCGTCGGTTGGGTCGCCGTCGCCCTGTTCCTGGCCGCGAAGGCGGGGAACATCGGCACGAACCACCTGTTCGAGGCCATGTTGCTGGACCGCCTGACGGCCCTGGCCCTGGGCTGGCTGGCGACGGCCGCCGCGGTCGAGGATCCGCGCAAGGGGTGGGCCGCCTCGGCCCTGGCGATCGGCGCCGCGGCCTGGGTCCACCCGTCGATGGGGTTGCAGCTCGCCTTGATCTTCGCGGGTTCCTGGGGCGCCTGGGCCCTGTTCCGCGGCCGGACGGGAACCTCCTGGCGGCTGGCGATCGGGGCGTCGCTGGCGACCGGACTGGCGATCGTCCCGGGGCTGGTCGCCAACCTCGCCCCGTTCGGCAACCTGCACGAAGGCCTGCCGCCCGAGACCTTCCGGCTCCTGACCGTCGAGCTTCAGAGCCCTCAGCACATGCTCCCACATCTCTGGCGAGAGCCTCAGTGGCTGGCGGCGGGGGCGTACCTCGCGCTCGCGGTCCTGGCCCTGCTGGCGTCCTCGGGACGCCGCGACCAGGACGCCGAACCGACCCGGCCCGATCCGGCGCGGCTCCGTCTCGTGCTGATGCTGGGCGTGGTGCTCGTCTGGCTGGCGGCCTCCTGGGTGGCGGTGGAAATGATCCGGCACGTCGGGGCGACGGTCTTCCAGCCCTTCCGGGTCGCGACGTTCGGCCGCGGCCTCTGCCTGATCTTCGTTAGCGGCAGGGTCGTCGCGCTGTGGCGTCGGGGCGACTGGTCGGGAAGGCTCCGCGCGATCCTGATTCCGGTGGGCTGCACGGGCGACTGGCTGTTCGTGACGGTGGCCGGCATCGAGGTCGTCATGACCCTGCTGGAATCCGCCGGGGAGCGGCTCGGGGGCCGTGTCCGCACGGTCGTCTTGCTCGGACTCCTGGCCTGGGCGGGGACGTTCCTGGCGAACCACGACACCGAGCGCGGGGAGCGGACACTGGCGGGGGCGGCCGCCGTGGGGATCGTCGTCGGCCTCATCGGGGATCGGTCGATGGGATTCTCGGGAGGGTGGACGCCCCGTCGGTTCCGCCTGGCGACGGCCGCCGCGTGGGCCTTGCCGGCGGCGGCTCTGGTCGCGGGCCTGGTCCCGACCGATCATCGCTGGTCGGACCTGAAGGTGGTTCGCGGGCTGGTGGCGCGCTGTCGGTTCGCCCCCAGGCCGATCAACGACATCGAGCGGCTGGCGGTCTGGTGCCGCGAGAACACGCCGTCCTCGGCGCGGTTCGTCGGGCCGCCCGGGCCGAAGGGGTTCCGGCTCTGGTCCCAGCGCGATTGGGCCTTCAATCGGGCGGGGAGCCCGTACCACGCCGAGGGCCTTCGCGACTGGTACGAGCGGTTCCGCGATCACGTCGATTTCGACGGGACGCCCGAGGCGTTCGTCCGGGCTTATCTGGACGGCCGTCACCGGCTGGAAGCCCGGTACGACGCGATGTCGGACGACCGACTCGCCGCGCTGGCCGTCCGGCAAGGGGCCGACTATGTCGTCGCGGCGTCCGACCGCGCCGAGTCGCCTCCGCGCGGGGTGCTCGAACGGCTGCACGCGCAGGGTGCGTACGCGGTCTACCGCGTGCGATCCGAGCGGCTGGCCCAGATCCAGCGGTAA
- the prfB gene encoding peptide chain release factor 2 (programmed frameshift) produces the protein MDAELKRSAKAVIDRIIHLRDSLDLGEKQTRRDSLQAEMEGPSFWNDQDKAKAVIAELKTLNGVLKPFEELIKQADDLAAAIEMAEELETSEFDADVQSAAEKAEKDFAAFELQSMLSGPNDHCNAIVTIHAGAGGTEACDWAEMLMRMYLMWAENRGFSSQITDREDGGAAGVAEVTLYLKGPYAYGNLRGETGVHRLVRISPYDSAARRQTSFASVDVIPEVDDTIDIVLKDDELKRDVFRAGGPGGQHQNKTESAVRYTHLPTGVAAESRGERSQHKNDAIALANLKAKLIRMEEEKREAEYAKKYDEKGEVSFGSQIRSYVLQPYQLVKDARTGHEVGNPRSVLDGGLDGFIESYLRMKLAKGADAGRK, from the exons GTGGACGCCGAGTTGAAGCGATCCGCCAAAGCTGTGATCGATCGGATCATCCATTTACGAGACTCTCTT GACTTGGGCGAAAAGCAGACTCGCCGCGACTCCCTCCAGGCTGAGATGGAAGGGCCGTCGTTCTGGAACGACCAAGACAAGGCCAAGGCCGTCATCGCCGAGCTGAAGACGCTCAACGGCGTCCTCAAGCCGTTCGAAGAGCTGATCAAGCAGGCCGACGACCTCGCCGCAGCGATCGAGATGGCCGAGGAGCTGGAGACCAGCGAGTTCGACGCCGACGTCCAGTCCGCCGCCGAGAAGGCGGAGAAGGACTTCGCCGCGTTCGAGCTCCAGTCGATGCTCAGCGGGCCGAACGACCACTGCAACGCCATCGTCACCATCCACGCCGGCGCCGGCGGCACCGAGGCCTGCGACTGGGCCGAGATGCTCATGCGCATGTACCTGATGTGGGCCGAGAACCGGGGCTTCTCCTCGCAGATCACCGACCGTGAAGACGGCGGGGCCGCGGGGGTCGCCGAGGTCACGCTCTACCTCAAGGGGCCGTACGCCTACGGCAATCTCCGAGGCGAGACCGGCGTGCATCGCCTGGTCCGCATCAGCCCGTACGACTCGGCCGCGCGACGGCAGACCTCCTTCGCCTCGGTCGACGTCATCCCCGAGGTCGACGACACCATCGACATCGTCCTCAAGGACGACGAGCTGAAGCGCGACGTGTTCAGGGCCGGCGGCCCCGGCGGCCAGCACCAGAACAAGACCGAGTCGGCCGTGAGGTACACCCACCTCCCGACCGGCGTCGCCGCCGAGTCCCGGGGCGAGCGGTCTCAGCACAAGAACGACGCCATCGCCCTCGCCAACCTCAAGGCCAAGCTCATCCGCATGGAGGAAGAGAAGCGCGAGGCCGAGTATGCCAAGAAGTACGACGAGAAGGGCGAAGTCAGCTTCGGCAGCCAGATCCGCTCCTACGTCCTCCAGCCTTACCAGCTGGTCAAGGACGCGCGGACGGGCCACGAAGTCGGCAACCCCCGATCCGTACTCGACGGCGGCCTCGACGGCTTCATCGAATCGTACCTCCGCATGAAGCTGGCCAAGGGCGCCGACGCCGGCAGGAAGTAA
- the gluQRS gene encoding tRNA glutamyl-Q(34) synthetase GluQRS: MTFRQDRRAGAGRLAPSPTGGLHVGHARTFLLAWVAARRAGGPVVLRVEDLDASRARPEAAAAALVDLRWLGLDWDEGPDLGGPRGPYVQSQRRAVYEEALERLKAAERVYPCTCTRADVERAAAAPHAEDEGPTYPGLCSGRGAADAAELGDRPFAWRFRTPAGTIAWDDLLLGRREVDPARLGGDFLVGRNGLGPSYQLAVVVDDALMGVDQVIRGDDLVPSTPRQILLYHALDWTLPQFGHVPLVLGPDGRRLAKRDGSIKLATLREQGVDPRRLIGELAHSFGWTDSPVPSHPRDWVDRFDLAAIPRSPWLASPDVWSHRPES, encoded by the coding sequence ATGACGTTCCGACAGGACCGAAGGGCGGGCGCGGGCCGACTGGCGCCGTCGCCGACGGGAGGGCTGCACGTCGGCCACGCCCGGACGTTCCTCCTCGCGTGGGTCGCCGCCCGACGCGCCGGGGGCCCGGTGGTCCTCCGGGTCGAGGACCTCGACGCCTCCCGCGCCCGTCCCGAGGCCGCCGCCGCCGCCCTGGTCGACCTCCGCTGGCTGGGTCTCGACTGGGACGAAGGCCCGGACCTGGGCGGCCCGCGCGGGCCTTACGTCCAGTCGCAGCGCCGGGCGGTCTACGAGGAGGCGCTCGAACGGCTCAAGGCCGCCGAGCGGGTTTATCCTTGCACCTGCACGCGGGCGGACGTCGAGCGGGCCGCCGCCGCGCCTCACGCCGAGGATGAAGGCCCGACCTACCCGGGCCTCTGCTCGGGCCGTGGCGCGGCCGATGCCGCCGAGCTGGGCGACCGCCCGTTCGCCTGGCGGTTCCGCACGCCGGCCGGGACGATCGCCTGGGACGACCTTCTCCTGGGCCGTCGCGAGGTCGACCCCGCCCGGCTCGGCGGCGACTTCCTGGTGGGCCGCAACGGGCTGGGGCCGTCGTACCAGCTCGCGGTCGTCGTCGACGACGCCCTGATGGGGGTCGACCAGGTGATCCGCGGCGACGACCTGGTCCCCAGCACGCCCCGGCAGATCCTCCTGTACCACGCCCTGGACTGGACGCTTCCCCAGTTCGGACACGTCCCCCTGGTCCTCGGCCCCGACGGCCGACGTCTCGCCAAACGCGACGGCTCCATCAAGCTCGCCACCCTCCGCGAGCAGGGAGTCGACCCCCGTCGCCTGATCGGCGAACTCGCCCATTCCTTCGGCTGGACCGACTCGCCGGTCCCTTCGCACCCCCGGGACTGGGTCGACCGCTTCGATCTGGCGGCCATCCCCCGATCCCCCTGGCTCGCCTCGCCCGACGTCTGGTCCCATCGCCCGGAGTCGTGA
- a CDS encoding DUF1223 domain-containing protein yields MRGIRIGIGTVAIALLVLCVGAASAQSSSEGRVRRGVLVELYTSQGCDMCPEAEAILGRLAEADAAIVPIAFHVDYFDEPWKDRFSDPLHSRRQAVYNEVYDKAKPASYGLYYTPMLMIDGEQSVNGRDRPAAEAAIRRARNKKPLATIEATLSLKPDRRSGHVEIAVGTESPRVLGRDLLVCAVVRENGVVTKVEKGENAGKTLIASHPARQTRHDFVTLKPGAKAVVDLPLELAADADPDRTRIAVFVQDRKTAVVHQALDLPWR; encoded by the coding sequence ATGCGAGGGATCAGGATCGGAATCGGGACCGTGGCGATCGCGCTGCTAGTCCTGTGCGTCGGCGCGGCTTCGGCCCAATCGTCGAGCGAGGGGCGAGTGCGCCGCGGGGTGCTGGTGGAGCTTTACACGTCGCAGGGGTGCGATATGTGCCCCGAGGCCGAGGCGATCCTGGGCCGACTCGCCGAGGCCGACGCGGCGATCGTCCCGATCGCGTTCCACGTCGATTACTTCGACGAGCCCTGGAAGGATCGGTTCTCCGACCCGCTCCACAGCCGTCGGCAGGCGGTCTACAACGAGGTGTACGACAAGGCCAAGCCCGCGAGCTACGGCCTGTATTACACGCCGATGCTTATGATCGACGGCGAGCAATCGGTCAACGGTCGCGACCGCCCCGCCGCCGAGGCCGCCATCCGCCGAGCCCGTAACAAGAAGCCGCTCGCAACGATCGAGGCCACGCTGAGTCTGAAGCCGGACCGTCGCTCGGGGCATGTCGAGATCGCCGTCGGTACGGAATCCCCGCGCGTCCTGGGCCGCGATCTTCTCGTCTGCGCCGTCGTCCGCGAGAACGGCGTCGTGACGAAGGTCGAGAAGGGGGAGAACGCCGGCAAGACGCTGATCGCGAGCCACCCCGCCCGCCAGACCCGCCACGACTTCGTCACGCTCAAGCCGGGCGCGAAGGCCGTCGTCGACCTCCCCCTGGAACTCGCCGCCGACGCCGACCCCGATCGAACTCGCATCGCCGTCTTCGTCCAGGACCGGAAGACGGCCGTCGTGCATCAGGCCCTCGACCTTCCCTGGCGATAG
- a CDS encoding DoxX family membrane protein, whose protein sequence is MAADKPESLSSIYFPLRLAYGLTPLIAGVDKFFNLLTDWSGYLPGDASSVLPVSTSTFMHVVGCIEIVAGLAVLTKFTRLGAYVVMAWLILIAATLVVGGHLDVAVRDLVMAVGAFALGRAAAYRHEAWLPFGWAARPTESYAHAR, encoded by the coding sequence GTGGCTGCGGACAAACCCGAGAGTCTGTCGTCGATTTACTTCCCGCTCCGCCTGGCCTACGGGCTGACGCCGCTGATCGCGGGAGTGGACAAGTTCTTCAACCTCCTGACCGATTGGTCCGGGTATCTGCCCGGCGATGCTTCGAGCGTCCTGCCGGTCTCCACGTCGACCTTCATGCACGTGGTCGGCTGCATCGAGATCGTGGCGGGCCTGGCGGTTCTGACGAAGTTCACCCGGCTGGGAGCCTACGTCGTGATGGCCTGGCTGATCCTGATCGCCGCCACGCTCGTCGTCGGCGGGCACCTGGACGTCGCCGTCCGCGATCTGGTCATGGCGGTTGGGGCCTTCGCGCTCGGGCGGGCGGCGGCTTATCGGCATGAGGCGTGGCTGCCCTTCGGGTGGGCCGCGAGGCCGACGGAATCCTACGCCCATGCTCGCTGA
- a CDS encoding RNA polymerase sigma factor, with protein MLAEQADPPDDRSGLTAEPLADEEIVRRVVAGDTAAFELLMRRYNQLLFRVARSILGNDSEAEDVVQEAYLHAFEHLPQFEGRSRFSTWLTKIAVHEAMGRLRKQRRLRLVAPADVGEEAVISYADDRDGFEEASLKELHHLLVAAVDALPQELRVVFTLRMVERLSTEQTAECLNLRPGNVKVRLYRARSALQRWIDHRIGEESRRLYAFDGERCDRIVRNVLAGLGRA; from the coding sequence ATGCTCGCTGAACAGGCCGACCCGCCGGATGACCGATCGGGCCTGACGGCCGAGCCGCTCGCGGACGAGGAGATCGTCCGCAGGGTCGTCGCGGGCGACACCGCAGCCTTCGAGCTGCTCATGAGGCGATACAATCAACTCCTCTTTCGAGTGGCCCGGAGCATCCTGGGAAATGATTCCGAGGCGGAGGACGTTGTGCAGGAGGCGTATCTTCACGCCTTCGAGCACCTCCCTCAATTTGAAGGGCGTTCGCGGTTCTCGACGTGGCTCACGAAGATCGCCGTCCATGAAGCGATGGGCCGGCTGCGGAAACAGCGTCGTCTGCGACTCGTCGCCCCGGCCGATGTGGGGGAGGAAGCCGTGATTTCCTACGCCGACGACCGGGACGGATTTGAGGAGGCGAGCCTCAAGGAGCTGCACCATTTGCTCGTCGCCGCGGTGGATGCCCTTCCGCAGGAATTGCGCGTCGTCTTCACGCTGCGGATGGTGGAACGGCTGAGCACCGAGCAGACCGCCGAGTGCCTGAACCTGAGGCCGGGCAACGTCAAAGTACGGCTCTATCGCGCCCGGTCGGCCTTGCAGCGATGGATCGACCATCGCATCGGCGAGGAGTCGCGACGGCTCTACGCTTTCGACGGGGAGCGTTGCGATCGAATCGTCCGCAACGTCCTCGCAGGTCTCGGGCGAGCGTAA
- a CDS encoding DUF1559 domain-containing protein, protein MHSRRGFTLIELLVVIAIIAVLIALLLPAVQAAREAARRAQCTNNLKQLGLAAHNYVSQNNVFPLGDLFPAATAYSANGVRGNGVNEWSYCWTVSILPQIEQQPLFDAYNFSFSYADPGGTTINTTVCFTQVAAYLCPSDGAASRPSPPWGALNYMGNWGGPGEIQTFSGTILSPYWGDAANAPTTNAIGIQAVTDGTSNTALFSERLLGLNGAPPVYPGKSANSKRGAFAAGVPVTINNPTPGTPTTLALLAACNSLPATAVGVSNYNGRLWTVGYPWNYVVNRYNHVGPPNSLTCYASNSFAGPDGSAQDSLPPASNHSGGVNMAMADGSVRFIKDSVSLPAWWALGTRNMGEVLSADAY, encoded by the coding sequence ATGCATTCACGTCGCGGATTCACGCTGATCGAGTTGCTCGTCGTCATTGCGATCATCGCCGTGTTGATCGCCCTGCTTTTGCCGGCCGTGCAGGCGGCGCGGGAAGCGGCCCGTCGGGCCCAGTGCACCAACAACCTCAAGCAGTTGGGTCTCGCGGCCCACAATTACGTCTCGCAGAACAACGTGTTCCCGCTCGGCGACCTGTTCCCGGCGGCCACCGCCTACAGCGCGAACGGCGTCCGGGGGAACGGGGTCAACGAGTGGAGCTACTGCTGGACGGTGTCGATCCTCCCGCAGATCGAGCAGCAGCCGCTGTTCGACGCGTACAACTTCAGCTTCTCGTACGCCGATCCCGGCGGCACCACGATCAACACGACGGTCTGCTTCACCCAGGTCGCGGCCTATCTCTGCCCCTCCGACGGGGCCGCATCGAGGCCGTCCCCGCCGTGGGGGGCGCTGAATTACATGGGCAACTGGGGAGGGCCGGGCGAGATCCAGACCTTCAGCGGCACGATCCTCTCCCCCTACTGGGGCGACGCAGCGAACGCGCCGACGACGAACGCGATCGGCATCCAGGCCGTGACCGACGGCACCTCGAACACCGCGCTGTTCAGCGAGCGGCTGCTGGGCCTCAACGGCGCCCCGCCGGTCTACCCCGGGAAGTCGGCCAATTCCAAGCGAGGGGCGTTCGCCGCGGGGGTGCCGGTCACGATCAACAACCCGACCCCCGGGACGCCGACCACCCTGGCCCTCCTCGCGGCCTGCAACAGCCTCCCCGCGACGGCCGTCGGCGTCTCGAACTACAACGGCCGGCTCTGGACCGTGGGCTATCCCTGGAACTACGTGGTCAACCGCTACAACCATGTGGGGCCGCCGAACAGCCTGACCTGCTACGCCAGCAATTCGTTCGCCGGGCCCGACGGCTCCGCGCAGGACTCCCTGCCCCCCGCCAGCAACCACTCCGGCGGCGTGAACATGGCCATGGCCGACGGCTCCGTCCGGTTCATCAAGGACTCCGTGAGCCTCCCTGCGTGGTGGGCGCTCGGCACCCGGAACATGGGCGAGGTCCTCAGCGCCGACGCCTACTGA